The window GCTGCATCACCACCGTTATTATTATCAAccttagcatttctctctgccCATACATTTAAAATAGCTGGTGAAAGGAAGGGTGAAATATCTGGTGAAAGGAAGGAGCTGCATCTCATTAGTACAGTATTATTTTCATCTGATTGGAGAAGAATGGTGTCTTCATTCGGAAACATATGTAGTAGGATAGATAATTTATCGGCCGGTAAGTgtcaaggtatttttttcttccactttcagCTTTTTAACCGGGTCTCCTGCTTGGTCCTGGGGGCGCAAAATACCCTAATCCAAGGCAGGCTGAGCGTTTCAATCCTAGGTGCCTCTTTAGCTGTCACTTCCCTTTAGATCTGCTGATCGCATGGGCATGTGCTTTAGAAAGATTAATCATCTCTAAATGCTTTAATCAGCTAAAATGACTAATATGTGGTATGTATTTATCTGATAATATACCAGTCGCACTAATTCATCGGCGCGTTTGAAAggggaagattttcttttaaatcaggGTCGTTAACCATTTACTATTTTAAAGATATCGTGGGGATTTCGGAAGGGAACCGTTTTGCAGGGACATCAGCAAAGCTTGCACATTCCTTTGAACTTACACATGGAATATATTGAGCCGGGAGGGAGAGAGATTCAAGGATTGAGATTCAATAACTTTGGGAGTTTGCATGTATGAAAGAGCTAGTGCGACACTGGAAAAATCTACCCACTGGTATTTCCCCCTGTAGTCAATGCGGGCTATGATGGCTACAAAGCTAAAATTGCAAATAAGTATGAAATACGTGCAGTTCTAAACACTGGTCCTGCGCTGGAAAACATGTAAGGACGCAACACGTTCAGCCTGTGTGCTCGTGTTGCTGTGTGGTCTGCATGTGCTGTCCTCTTTATAGGTGGCATTCACCAAATGGGGGGATAAGGGAGGCTGATATCGCGTGATTAAACCTTCTAACATCTCTTAAGCATAAATCAGGGCAAGGCTCACCCATCCGACACCCCTAGAGTTGGTTGTGAACGTCTGCCCAACAATTGCTGAACTTTCCAGGAGCCTAACACAAGTCTAGCAGGTAGGGGCTTAGTAAAGGGAGCGGGGCAggacagaaatactgaaatctgcatttttcttcccattgcaGTTTTGTAAACATCAACAAATGATGAAACCTTCCACGGCAGAGACACTTCATAAAGGAAGGATGTTGTGGATAATTCTTCTAAGCACAATTGCTCTAGCATGGACTACACCAATTCCCTTGATAGAGGACTCGGAGGAACTCGATGAGCCCTGCTTTGATCCATGTTACTGTGAAGTGAAGGAGAGCCTTTTCCATATACATTGCGACAACAAAGGATTTATAAATATTAGTCAGATAACAGAGTCGTGGTCGAGACCTTTTAAACTTTATCTGCAGAGGAATTCCATGAGGAAATTGTACACCAACAGTTTTCTTCACTTGAACAATGCTGTGTCTATTAACCTTGGGAACAATGCACTGCAGGACATTCAGACGGGGGCTTTTAACGGGCTCCGAGTTCTGAAGAGGTTGTATTTGCACGAAAACAAATTGGACATTTTCAGAAACGACACTTTCCTGGGTTTGGAAAGTCTGGAATATCTGCAGGCAGATTACAATGTCATTAAACGGATTGAAAGCGGGGCATTTCGAAACCTGAGTAAATTGAGGGTCCTTATCCTAAATGACAATCTTATCCCCATGCTTCCCACCAACTTATTTAAGTCTGTGTCCTTAACCCACTTGGACTTGCGCGGGAACCGGCTAAAAGTCCTTTCGTACCGCGGGATGTTGGACCATATTGGCAGGAGCCTGATGGAGATCCAGCTGGAGGAGAACCCGTGGAACTGTACGTGTGAGATCGTGCAGCTGAAGAGCTGGCTGGAGCGCATCCCCTACACCGCCCTGGTGGGGGACATCACCTGCGAGACCCCCTTCCACTTCCACGGGAAGGACCTGCGGGAAATCAAAAGAAGTAAGCTCTGCCCCATGCTGTCCGACTCCGAGGTGGAAGCCAGCCTGGGCATCCCTCAGCTGTCGTCCAGCAAGGAGAACGCGTGGCCTACGAAGCCTTCCTCCATGCTGTCCTCCTTCCATTTCACCGCTTCCTCTGTCGAGTACAAAACATCCAACAAGCAGCCCAAACCAACCAAGCAGCCCAGGGCTCCCCGGCCTCCCCCGACGTCCCGCGGCCTATACCCCGGGCCGAACCAACCGCCCGTGGCTGCCTACCAGACCCGGCCCCCCATCCCCATCATCTGCCCCACCGGGTGCTCTTGCAGTTTGCACATCAACGACCTGGGCCTGACGGTCAACTGCAAGGAGCGAGGGTTTCACAACATCTCCGAACTCCTGCCCAGGCCCTTGAACGCCAAGAAGCTCTACCTGAGCGGGAATTTGATCCAGAAAATCTACCGCTCTGATTTCTGGAATTTTTCCTCCTTGGATCTCTTACACCTGGGGAACAACCGGATCTCCTACGTGCAGGACGGGGCTTTTATCAATCTGCCGAATCTCAAGAGCCTGTACCTGAACGGCAACGACATCGAGCGGCTCACCCCGGGCATGTTCCGGGGCCTGCAGAGTTTGCATTACCTGTACTTCGAGTACAACCTGATCAGGGAAATCCAGCCGGCGGCCTTCAGCCTCATGCCCAACCTGAAGCTGCTCTTCCTCAACGACAACTTGCTCCGCACCCTGCCCACCGACGCCTTCGCCGGCACCTCCCTGGCCCGCCTCAACCTGCGCAACAACCACTTCTTGGCGCTGCCGGTGGCCGGGGTGCTCGAGCACCTCCACGCCATCGTCCAGATCGACCTGAAGCTCAACCCTTGGGACTGCACCTGCGAGCTGGTGCCGCTGAAGCAGTGGCTGGAGGCGCTCAGCTCCGTCAGCGTGGTGGGCGAGGTGCTGTGCGCCAGCCCCGAGCGCCTGGCCCGCCGCGACCTGCGCTCCCTGGAGCTGGCGGCCCTCTGCCCCTCCGCCctgcgccccgccgccgccgccgccgccgcctcgccccccgccgcccctccgcCGCCCTCCGCCACCGGCGCCGCCGCCTACGAGCTgccgccggccgccgccgccgtgccGCTCTCCGTCCTCATCCTTAGCCTCCTCGTCCTCTTTTTCTCCGCCGTGCTGGTCGCCGCCGGGCTCTTCGCCTTCGTGCTGCGCCGTCGCCGGCGGAAGCTGCCGTTCCGCGGCCCGCGGGCGGAGGCGGCCGACCTGGGCGGCATGCCGCTGCGCTGCCCGCGGCTCTtcgaggagggcggcggcggcggcggcggcgggggcggcgggggggagcgCTCCCCGGAGAAGGCGCCCCCGGCGGGCCACGTCTACGACTACATCCCGCACCCGGTGACCCAGATGTGCAACAACCCCATCTACAAGccgcgggaggaggaggaggcggcgggcggcggcggcggggaggcggcggagctgctgcggggcggcggcgagcgCTTCGCCCActctgccgccgccgccgccgccgccgccgcgcaggAGCCGGGCACCAACTACCGCACCTTGCTGGAGAAGGAGCAGGAGTGGAGCCTGGCCGTGTCCAGCTCGCAGCTCAACACCATCGTCGCCGtccacccccagcaccccgcggGCGGCGGGctggcggcgggcggcggcgggctcgggggggcggcggcggcgggaggcgcTCCGCGGGACCGCGACCGCCCGCCGCCCTGCGCCGTGGGTTTCGTGGACTGCCTGTACGGCACCGTGCCCAAGCTGAAGGAACTGCACGTCCACCCCCCTGGCATGCAATACCCGGACCTCCAGCAGGACGCCAGGCTCAAAGAAACCCTTCTCTTCGCGGCCGGCAAGGGCTTCTCAGACCACCAAACCCCCACAAGCGAATACCTCGAGTTAAGGGCCAAACTCCAAACCAAGCCGGATTACCTCGAAGTCCTGGAGAAGACCACGTACCGGTTCTgaccgccgccccgccgcccgccccggcaccgccgcaTGCGAGTAGAGGATACAGCTGTGTGCTCTCCCCCGCCAGATGTGCGCGCTGCGGGGAAGGGCCGTTCTCAGATCATTAATCGATGAAGTGCCTTCGCAGACTTTTGCCAGCAGATGTTAAtcaatcattattttttatactGAAACTGAGACTTTGACTGTGCCATGTCTAaggtatattattattattattattattatcggGGATCTTTGTATTGATCCTGATTAAGTAAATTCTATGtgtgtctctctttttttttctttttcattttctttattgtttgtttgttttgtttgtggtttgttttggtttttttttccgttGCAGTAAACTTCCTTTATATTTTCccttggaggggagggggagggaagatgGCATTTTgtggcttgctttcttcttgccCATCATGGCACAGATTctgtacatttatttaaaaaaaaaaaaaagaaaatgcaaagaagcAAACGAGCGCAGTTTGCTGCATGCCTGGAAACtgcaagagggaagggaggggagggtcTTGCTCGAATGTCTCACTCttgtctctctccctccctcgcACGCACACTCACCCTCACCCTCACCGCcacccccgccgcccgcccggcccctcCGCGCAGCGCGGGAGTGGGGTCCCGCTGGCCGCGGAGGGGAATCCCGTGGGCTGGGGGAAGCCACCCGGAGCCGAGCAGCCCAAAGGATGTAACCACGTGGCGCACACACCTAGGGGATGCTCAGTGACACTTCATCATGACGCCATGGTTTTTTGGAGGACATCGGCACTTTCCTAATAAAAGCAACATgcaaatatacagaaaaaggaaaaaaaaaaaagctactggGCACCTATCACTAACAGCTTTGTAGGAAGcacttttaatgttttctctcATACACAcgtacacgcacacacacaaaggtACAACAATGTGCATatatttattctgtaatttCAAGTGAATATAAATTGTAAAGGTAATGTTTAATCATTGTACAGTGATGCGTCTGGTATAGCTTTCCTAATAAAACGTTTTGAAAAAAAtgcgcatatatatatatatacaccccccatatatatatatatatgaatacaAAGCTTGAACCTGAAACTTCAGCTTCCCCCTACCGAGATTTCCTTCCCCCCCTTAACCTTGAAAgctattttattaataacagTTCAATGCACTGTGAtgttaacagagaaaaaaaaacccctgtacaGCTTCTCTTGCCAAGATACCACCCGAGACTTTTAAAAATCCGATTTACAATCTGTATTCCCACGTTGCACTGTACTTATAGCAGTTCCCgtgtatttaaaaataggcAGCAAAATTAAGCCCGCGTCCTCGAGTGGCGTTTCTTGCAGGAGCGCTGGTTCCTCTGCCTGCTGGTAGCGGAGGGAGGCATTGCTGTGGATGTTTCTCGTGTTCGCAATCGCAGTAAATGCGAAGTGAGCAGTCCGCGGCGGGTGGAAGTGGGGAATTAAAGCCCATTTCAATtttggaaaagggtgaagccaCCTGGAAGAGGATCCCAAAGGCTTCAATCACCCGGCCCTCCtccccgcggccggggcggCGCCGCTCCTGCTGCCCCGGCGCGGCCGTTTGCTCCCCTCTGAAACCGGAGCGAGACCAAAGACAATCGGATTTTCCTTCCCGGGAAGGTCTCGGTTGGTATCTTGTCCCCGTTGGTATCTTGTCCCGGTCGATATTTTGTCCCCGTTGGTACCTTGTCCCCCGGTGGCCCCGGGTCGGGCCGGGCCTGCAGCGGAGAGCGGCTCCCGCGCGGCCGCCAGGTGGCGCCGCAGCTCCAGAGCTGGCGGCCGCGGCGCGACGGGGCGGGAGCGCGGGGAGGAACGCGGGGAGGaaccccggccccgctcccggccccgctcccggcccggcttggccccgctcccggcccggccccgctcctggcccggccccgctcccggcccggcTTGGCCCCGCTCctggcccggccccgctcccggccccggTAAATCTACCCGCCGGGGGCCTTATGCCGGGGCAGGCGGGGCCGCGAGGGGGGATACCCCGTAGCCGGACGCCTGTATCGCCGAGGCACTAACCTAAAAACCTTCAAATACAGAGTTTTATACAGAAATATCAAATATATCTATAAATATCATTTGTCTTAACGGAACGGTGATTCATCCAGGTGAATTTcgatttttttaattttttccccactgcgTTACAAAGGCATTCGCCCAGGGCATTTCTCCTGGTGGTTGTTGGGGTACGGATCGCTGTTACCGTCCCGGCGTGGGGCAGAGGCGGCTGTTGTAGCACACAGCGGGTGTCACCTCAGACCCAGctatccttccttcctcttgGGGAACAACTCGTTTTTACCCAGCACAAAGCATTTTAATGGAGATAAAACCATGAATACTTGTTTTCACCCCAAGTGTCGCTATTTATAGCTTCAGCGAGGATGCTtattgcagggtttttttgtcaatCTGTCTTGGAGAGGCATCTGGGTGCGACAGAAGTAATTTCCTGAGCCTTGGTAGTAGCTGTATGTGTTTTGAGATGGACAGCTCCAAATGTCTGTAAATCTAGCATCAGCTCCATAATATTGGTAAAAATATTATGCATTTGAACTTCCTAGATTCCTCTGTTGAGTTGATAGTGTTTTAGTACTACTGCCTTCAGCTCTAATGTGTTGGGGTTTGTtcatttggttggtttttttaatggatagTAGAAGAGCATGCACGTGTTAAAAGTAATAAACATCAAAGTGCAAAGGCCAGATTCCTCTTAGGATAATCATAACAATTACATTGATAAGACTACATGCAAGTAATGCGTGGAGCTATATAAATCAGGTTAAAGTACAACCCCTAGTGAGAGTGGTGCTGTATACATTTGGCAATGTCATCAAACCCCCAAGTGTTCATACTTGTATCCAAATATAGTAAAGCCAGTTGCAaataatgtttatattttaattaaactgcAGAAAGGCAAGAGAATTTAAACATAACTATAGGTAGTAATCTCACCTGCGAATGGTGAGGAAATCTATTTATTCAGTGGAAATAAATTTGTTCTATGAGAATggaattttgtattaaaagagATCATTTTTGGCTTACGttgagttatttttctttcctcgtGTAGGAAACTTCCTCTTCCTTGTGTATTGGAATCATCTGGGGATGATTCGCTCTGGAAGTGTTGACAATATTTAACTGTGATATCTAATGTGTGTTATGATGACTTCTATTTTGCTATTTCATTGTGTTGAGCTGAGGCTGAGTGGGTGCCAGTATTACTTCCCACTGCAGGAAACAAAAGTGGATCCATCATCTCCGATCCGTGACGAGTGACTCTTTACGTGCTTCAACCTGGGTTACTCCGAATTAATAGGGAGTATTAATGATAATTATATCTTTATCAGCAGTATTATTGGTAGCATTAATAATATTGGGAAGGAATCAAATAAAGTCAAATGATCTGCATTTACACTGGAGCTCATTGATGGgatactattttaaataaataagtatttttttagcTTATTTCATTATTGTACAACAAGTAGCTGTATCGGCTTCAGCAGTTCAGCTTGTGGTGGTGCTCAGAACCTGGCAGTAAATCTTTCAtcatgtgtttgttttattcacTCATTGACCGTATTGAAATTCTTCCTACAGGTGCgaaagaaaaaaaggccagGTAAGTCCCAGTCACAGCAGATATTAACTGcatacaggaaaacagaaagggtAATAATGGTGCTCAATTATCAgtgcttttttgtatttcctgGATATTGTCATTGATGCCACCATCATATTCTACCTGGGTTAAAAGATTTGTTTGAGACTTGGAAGTTCCTTTATGGATCTCTTGGACTGTATCAATAGGGAGAGaaagatgttaatttttatgGTATGAATAATAATCTGACTTCTGGAAAGCAATCCATCTCTGAACGTCTGTCACAGCAAGTCAGGACCTGTACTGCTCTAGTTAGGTGACAGACAGGTCATTTACTACGAGATTCCGTAGACATGAGTTAAGCTGTGGTAACTCAAGATTTTGTCAGAGACCTTTCCAGACAAAACCACTTTTGAGCTGATTTTAAGCCAGAAATGTGCAGTTACAATCAACTTGTGTTCTCTGCAGTAAACTCGTACAGCAACAGCACAGGAAGGTCTCTACAAAATGTCAATATGCAATGCTCCACGTTCCTGAAACACGAATGTGCGCAAGCAGCAATTCTTGAGTGCCATGCTACTTCTCCTTTGTTCAAGTA of the Grus americana isolate bGruAme1 chromosome 9, bGruAme1.mat, whole genome shotgun sequence genome contains:
- the SLITRK3 gene encoding SLIT and NTRK-like protein 3; this translates as MMKPSTAETLHKGRMLWIILLSTIALAWTTPIPLIEDSEELDEPCFDPCYCEVKESLFHIHCDNKGFINISQITESWSRPFKLYLQRNSMRKLYTNSFLHLNNAVSINLGNNALQDIQTGAFNGLRVLKRLYLHENKLDIFRNDTFLGLESLEYLQADYNVIKRIESGAFRNLSKLRVLILNDNLIPMLPTNLFKSVSLTHLDLRGNRLKVLSYRGMLDHIGRSLMEIQLEENPWNCTCEIVQLKSWLERIPYTALVGDITCETPFHFHGKDLREIKRSKLCPMLSDSEVEASLGIPQLSSSKENAWPTKPSSMLSSFHFTASSVEYKTSNKQPKPTKQPRAPRPPPTSRGLYPGPNQPPVAAYQTRPPIPIICPTGCSCSLHINDLGLTVNCKERGFHNISELLPRPLNAKKLYLSGNLIQKIYRSDFWNFSSLDLLHLGNNRISYVQDGAFINLPNLKSLYLNGNDIERLTPGMFRGLQSLHYLYFEYNLIREIQPAAFSLMPNLKLLFLNDNLLRTLPTDAFAGTSLARLNLRNNHFLALPVAGVLEHLHAIVQIDLKLNPWDCTCELVPLKQWLEALSSVSVVGEVLCASPERLARRDLRSLELAALCPSALRPAAAAAAASPPAAPPPPSATGAAAYELPPAAAAVPLSVLILSLLVLFFSAVLVAAGLFAFVLRRRRRKLPFRGPRAEAADLGGMPLRCPRLFEEGGGGGGGGGGGGERSPEKAPPAGHVYDYIPHPVTQMCNNPIYKPREEEEAAGGGGGEAAELLRGGGERFAHSAAAAAAAAAQEPGTNYRTLLEKEQEWSLAVSSSQLNTIVAVHPQHPAGGGLAAGGGGLGGAAAAGGAPRDRDRPPPCAVGFVDCLYGTVPKLKELHVHPPGMQYPDLQQDARLKETLLFAAGKGFSDHQTPTSEYLELRAKLQTKPDYLEVLEKTTYRF